In Limnobaculum parvum, one DNA window encodes the following:
- the lolD gene encoding lipoprotein-releasing ABC transporter ATP-binding protein LolD: MNNSLLLQCVDLCKTYQEGKLKTEVLKDVAFSMAPGELMAIVGSSGSGKSTLLHLLGGLDAPTSGDVIFKGRSLSAMSSTNKAELRNTQLGFIYQFHHLLPDFTALENAAMPLMIGQVKPSEAEDRARAMLAAVGLEKRAAHRPSELSGGERQRVAIARALVNNPALVLADEPTGNLDQRTADSIFELLGKLNQQQGTAFLVVTHDLKLARRLDRQLEMRDGHLSQQSMMLEAE, translated from the coding sequence ATGAATAATTCTTTGTTACTGCAATGTGTAGACCTTTGCAAAACTTATCAGGAAGGCAAACTGAAAACCGAAGTGTTAAAGGACGTCGCCTTTTCTATGGCACCTGGCGAATTAATGGCGATTGTCGGTAGCTCGGGTTCGGGAAAAAGTACGCTATTGCATCTGCTGGGGGGGTTAGATGCTCCAACCTCCGGTGATGTCATTTTTAAAGGCCGTTCGTTGAGCGCTATGAGTTCAACGAACAAAGCGGAACTGCGTAATACACAACTGGGGTTCATCTATCAGTTTCATCATCTGTTGCCCGATTTTACCGCATTAGAAAATGCCGCCATGCCGTTAATGATTGGTCAGGTTAAGCCTTCTGAAGCAGAAGATCGTGCCAGAGCCATGTTGGCTGCGGTTGGGCTCGAGAAACGCGCGGCGCACCGTCCGTCAGAGCTATCCGGCGGAGAACGCCAGCGCGTGGCGATTGCCCGGGCACTGGTCAACAATCCGGCGCTGGTGTTGGCTGATGAACCGACGGGAAATTTGGATCAACGCACAGCGGATAGTATTTTTGAACTGTTGGGCAAGCTGAATCAGCAGCAGGGCACCGCTTTTCTGGTGGTGACTCATGATTTGAAACTGGCTCGTCGTCTCGATCGTCAGCTTGAAATGCGTGATGGCCACCTGAGTCAGCAGTCAATGATGCTGGAGGCTGAGTAA
- a CDS encoding Zn-dependent hydrolase, which translates to MVQALTKQSALDLFEQITTFSVNDSTPGITRLAYSKEDEQAHKLMMDKIQQMGLQVRQDSMGNIFARLPGKNPELPAIGTGSHIDSVPQGGAYDGVIGVIAGLYAISQFKPQQLKRSLELVIFRAEESSRFGFACMASKVMSGQADVDKWAKNTDSEGNNIFQVLDNCGYQSQKLDECRLPANYFDAFIETHIEQGKVLEHQHKRIGVVNGIAAPCRYRVEVHGHADHSGATPMSQRHDALVASAAIITDINAAACYESTYGTVGTVGRLDVTPNAINVIPGDVTFYVDIRGVDKASVNRVVAKFLSSIEHAKAAQDVVIHVSELANDMPVLMKDEIVQRLERICQEHSVPYVTMMSGAGHDTMYMAKDFPAGMLFIPSKEGVSHHPDEYSEFEDVILAAEILRQAMGELADA; encoded by the coding sequence ATGGTTCAAGCACTAACAAAGCAATCGGCTCTCGATCTTTTTGAGCAAATTACAACCTTCAGCGTTAATGATTCAACACCCGGAATTACCCGCCTAGCCTACTCAAAAGAAGATGAACAAGCCCATAAACTGATGATGGATAAAATACAACAAATGGGGTTGCAAGTGCGCCAAGATTCGATGGGGAATATTTTCGCTCGCCTGCCTGGCAAAAATCCGGAACTACCGGCTATCGGTACGGGATCCCACATTGATTCGGTACCTCAAGGTGGGGCTTATGATGGTGTTATCGGTGTTATTGCTGGCTTATATGCCATCTCCCAGTTTAAACCCCAACAATTAAAACGCTCCCTTGAGCTAGTGATCTTCCGCGCTGAAGAGTCCAGCCGCTTTGGTTTTGCCTGTATGGCCAGTAAAGTGATGTCCGGTCAGGCCGACGTTGATAAGTGGGCAAAAAATACCGACAGTGAAGGCAACAATATTTTTCAGGTATTAGATAACTGTGGTTATCAAAGCCAGAAATTAGATGAGTGCCGTCTGCCTGCGAATTACTTCGATGCTTTTATCGAAACTCATATTGAGCAAGGCAAAGTGCTGGAACATCAACATAAGCGTATTGGTGTGGTTAACGGTATTGCTGCCCCCTGTCGCTATCGTGTTGAGGTTCATGGTCACGCAGACCACTCTGGTGCAACGCCAATGTCTCAACGCCATGATGCATTAGTAGCCAGCGCCGCTATTATTACTGATATCAACGCCGCCGCTTGCTATGAGTCTACTTATGGAACGGTGGGTACCGTGGGTCGTCTTGATGTAACGCCTAATGCCATAAACGTTATTCCGGGGGATGTCACTTTCTATGTAGATATCCGTGGCGTAGATAAAGCCAGTGTTAACCGTGTGGTGGCTAAATTCCTATCATCGATAGAGCATGCTAAAGCAGCACAAGATGTTGTGATTCACGTTTCTGAGCTGGCGAATGATATGCCGGTATTGATGAAAGATGAGATTGTGCAGCGTCTGGAGCGCATTTGTCAGGAACACAGTGTTCCTTACGTTACCATGATGAGTGGCGCGGGTCATGACACCATGTATATGGCGAAAGACTTCCCAGCAGGTATGTTGTTTATTCCGTCAAAAGAAGGCGTTAGCCATCATCCGGATGAGTATAGTGAGTTTGAAGATGTGATTCTGGCGGCAGAGATTCTACGGCAGGCAATGGGAGAATTGGCGGACGCTTGA
- the nagK gene encoding N-acetylglucosamine kinase — protein sequence MYYGFDMGGTKIEFGAFDEHHHRLIQKRVPTPRDDYPTLLKTLTELVLEADRQLGCQGKVGIGIPGMPDGESGKLFTANVPAAMGKPLANDLAALIQRPVRIDNDANCFALSEAWDGEFRQYPSVLGIILGTGVGGGIVINGKTFSGRHYIAGEFGHLRLPVDALEVLGRDIPRVACGCGHAGCIENYISGRGFEWVYQHFTGEKLPAQQIIQHYRAGEAKAVEHVDRFLDLLAVCLANIFTVLDPHLVVIGGGLSNFDEMYPLLPERIRPHLLSVAKVPRIEKARWGDSGGVRGAAFLNLLD from the coding sequence ATGTACTACGGTTTTGATATGGGCGGTACCAAAATAGAGTTCGGTGCTTTTGATGAACATCATCATCGCCTGATTCAAAAACGGGTTCCTACTCCTCGTGATGACTATCCGACACTACTAAAAACACTGACTGAGTTAGTCCTTGAGGCCGACCGTCAATTAGGGTGTCAGGGCAAGGTCGGTATTGGTATACCCGGTATGCCCGATGGGGAATCCGGTAAACTATTTACCGCTAATGTCCCAGCCGCAATGGGTAAGCCACTGGCTAACGATTTGGCAGCGTTAATTCAGCGCCCTGTACGAATAGATAATGACGCCAACTGCTTTGCCCTGTCAGAAGCTTGGGATGGTGAATTCCGTCAATATCCCAGCGTATTGGGTATTATTCTGGGTACTGGCGTTGGCGGCGGCATTGTTATTAACGGAAAAACCTTTAGTGGTCGTCACTATATTGCCGGTGAATTTGGTCATCTGAGATTGCCGGTTGATGCACTGGAAGTCCTGGGCAGAGATATTCCTCGGGTAGCCTGTGGTTGTGGTCACGCGGGTTGTATCGAAAACTATATTTCCGGTAGAGGATTTGAATGGGTGTATCAGCATTTCACTGGCGAAAAATTACCGGCTCAGCAAATTATTCAGCATTACCGTGCAGGAGAGGCCAAGGCGGTAGAACATGTTGACCGTTTCTTAGACTTACTGGCTGTTTGTCTGGCCAATATTTTTACGGTTCTCGATCCTCATCTGGTGGTGATTGGCGGTGGATTATCCAACTTTGATGAGATGTATCCTTTGTTACCAGAGCGAATTAGGCCACACTTATTAAGCGTGGCAAAAGTACCTCGCATCGAAAAGGCCCGCTGGGGCGATTCTGGCGGTGTTCGTGGTGCCGCATTTTTAAATTTATTGGATTAA
- a CDS encoding acetyltransferase: MNNNLIFLADASEYPQITELWERSVRATHDFLPEEDIQFFRPLILNEFLPMVTLFCTKTMQGRISGFIGIAEDKVEMLFIDPDYRGQGLGKRLLNYAIAQKHITQVDVNEQNQQAVGFYLNCGFEVAGRSELDGMGKAYPILQLRLKSGS; encoded by the coding sequence ATGAATAACAATCTGATATTCCTTGCCGATGCATCAGAGTATCCGCAGATTACCGAATTATGGGAGCGCTCTGTCAGAGCCACTCATGACTTTTTACCAGAAGAGGATATTCAGTTCTTTCGCCCGCTGATATTGAATGAATTCCTACCAATGGTAACGCTGTTTTGCACCAAAACTATGCAGGGCCGTATCAGCGGATTTATTGGCATAGCAGAAGATAAAGTCGAAATGCTGTTTATCGATCCTGACTATCGCGGTCAGGGGTTAGGTAAACGACTATTAAACTATGCTATTGCTCAGAAACATATCACTCAGGTAGACGTGAACGAACAAAATCAGCAGGCAGTTGGCTTCTATCTTAATTGTGGGTTTGAGGTAGCGGGGCGATCTGAACTGGATGGTATGGGGAAAGCGTATCCGATATTGCAGTTGAGGTTGAAGTCGGGAAGTTAG
- the cobB gene encoding Sir2 family NAD+-dependent deacetylase, giving the protein MRVHRRLFRSRVKHIRHQRHRMRYYHSVLCSACEEVKASQNPSVVVLTGAGISAESGIRTFRASDGLWEDHRIEDVATPEGFEANPELVQTFYNARRRQLLNPEIQPNEAHKALAKLEDSLGNNFLLITQNVDNLHERAGNMRVIHMHGELMKVRCTKSGKVSEWKGDISVNDLCDCCQPPQPMRPHIVWFGEMPFEMDKINQAIAEADYFIAIGTSGHVYPAAGFVRSARLYGAHTVELNLEESKVGSSFTEKHYGLASEVVPKYIQDTFLNTLTTDCVNK; this is encoded by the coding sequence ATGCGAGTTCATCGCCGTTTGTTTCGTTCGAGGGTGAAACATATACGACATCAGCGCCATCGTATGCGTTATTACCACAGCGTACTTTGTTCAGCGTGTGAAGAGGTGAAAGCCAGCCAGAATCCATCGGTAGTAGTATTAACCGGTGCGGGCATTTCTGCGGAGTCCGGAATACGAACTTTCCGTGCTTCAGACGGGCTATGGGAAGATCATCGTATTGAGGATGTTGCGACTCCAGAAGGTTTTGAAGCCAATCCAGAACTGGTTCAGACATTCTATAATGCCCGCCGCCGCCAATTGCTCAACCCTGAAATTCAACCCAATGAAGCACACAAAGCGCTGGCGAAATTGGAAGACTCTCTGGGCAATAACTTTCTACTGATTACGCAAAACGTCGATAACTTACATGAACGTGCCGGCAATATGCGAGTTATCCATATGCATGGCGAATTGATGAAAGTTCGTTGTACTAAATCAGGCAAGGTCAGTGAATGGAAAGGGGATATATCGGTTAACGATCTCTGCGACTGCTGCCAGCCTCCACAGCCAATGCGTCCACATATCGTCTGGTTTGGTGAAATGCCCTTTGAGATGGATAAAATCAATCAGGCCATTGCTGAAGCCGATTACTTTATTGCTATCGGAACTTCGGGTCATGTTTATCCTGCCGCTGGATTTGTACGCAGTGCTCGTTTATATGGCGCCCATACCGTTGAGTTGAATCTGGAAGAGAGCAAGGTTGGCAGTAGCTTTACGGAAAAACACTATGGCTTAGCCAGTGAAGTGGTACCGAAATATATTCAGGATACGTTTCTGAACACGCTTACAACTGATTGTGTAAATAAGTAA
- the potA gene encoding spermidine/putrescine ABC transporter ATP-binding protein PotA, protein MTDNTSILPVVELKNVRKAFDGRDIINHFNLTINDGEFLTILGPSGCGKTTVLRLIAGLETVDDGQILLTNQDITHQPAEQRHVNTVFQSYALFPHMTIFENVAFGLRMQKTPADQITPRVMDALKMVQLDSYAQRKPHQLSGGQQQRVAIARAVVNKPKVLLLDESLSALDYKLRKQMQSELQALQRKLGITFVFVTHDQEEALTMSDRIVVMRNGQIEQDGTPREIYEEPKNMFVARFIGEINEFDAVIINRIDEKRVWANVEGRECGILTDLDVQPGDKVKVLLRPEDLAVVAVKDGERVDGLVGYIREHNYKGMMLESVVELESGKMVTISEFFNEDDPDVDHSLDHKVAVTWVERWEVVLADEGAQ, encoded by the coding sequence ATGACTGATAACACCTCTATTTTACCGGTTGTCGAACTTAAAAACGTACGTAAAGCTTTCGACGGTCGTGACATCATTAACCATTTTAATTTAACGATTAATGATGGTGAGTTCCTGACAATTCTGGGCCCTTCCGGCTGCGGAAAAACGACAGTACTTCGTCTGATTGCCGGTTTAGAAACCGTTGATGATGGACAGATTTTACTGACCAATCAGGATATTACGCACCAGCCTGCGGAACAACGGCATGTTAATACCGTGTTCCAGAGCTATGCGCTATTCCCACATATGACGATTTTTGAAAACGTCGCTTTTGGCCTGCGTATGCAAAAAACGCCGGCAGACCAGATTACGCCTCGCGTAATGGACGCGCTGAAGATGGTACAACTGGACTCTTATGCCCAGCGTAAACCTCATCAGCTTTCCGGTGGTCAACAGCAGCGCGTTGCCATTGCTCGTGCCGTTGTGAATAAGCCAAAAGTTTTACTGCTGGATGAATCACTGTCTGCACTGGATTACAAACTACGTAAGCAGATGCAGAGTGAACTACAGGCATTACAACGCAAATTAGGCATCACCTTCGTATTCGTTACTCACGATCAGGAAGAAGCGCTGACCATGTCTGACCGTATTGTGGTTATGCGTAACGGTCAAATCGAACAAGATGGTACTCCTCGTGAAATCTACGAAGAGCCAAAAAATATGTTCGTTGCTCGCTTTATCGGTGAAATTAACGAATTCGATGCGGTGATTATCAACCGTATTGATGAAAAACGCGTCTGGGCCAACGTTGAAGGCCGGGAGTGCGGTATTCTGACCGATCTGGATGTACAACCCGGGGATAAAGTTAAAGTTCTACTGCGTCCTGAAGACCTTGCTGTTGTGGCCGTTAAAGACGGTGAAAGAGTGGATGGGCTGGTTGGCTACATTCGCGAACACAACTACAAAGGGATGATGCTGGAATCTGTGGTTGAGTTAGAAAGTGGCAAAATGGTGACGATCAGTGAATTCTTCAACGAAGACGATCCTGATGTCGATCACTCACTGGACCACAAAGTCGCAGTGACCTGGGTTGAACGCTGGGAGGTGGTACTGGCAGATGAAGGCGCACAATAA
- the lolE gene encoding lipoprotein-releasing ABC transporter permease subunit LolE, producing MSAAPLSLKIALRFSRGRRRSGMVSLISIISTIGIALGVAVLIIGLSAMNGFERELKNRILAVVPHGEIEAVDQPFNDWPEALKKVEQTDGVAAAAPFISFTGLVESGTQLRAIQVRGVQPDQEEKLSALPQFVQDNAWKQFKAGEQQLILGKGIADELNVKQGDWVTVMIPSSDPSGEMKIGQPQRIRLHIAGILQLSGMLDHSFGMVPLSDAQQYLEMGNSVTGIAFKANDVFTANVVSKHAVNATGKYAYYRSWISTYGYMYRDIQLVRSIMYLAMILVIGVACFNIVSTLVMAVKDKSSDIAVLRTLGAKDRLIRSVFIWYGLMAGLIGSISGVVVGVIVSMQLTNVIKMIENMIGHHFLSGGVYFIDFLPSELHLLDVVSVLVTSIILSLIASWYPARRASRIDPARVLSGQ from the coding sequence ATGTCTGCTGCGCCTCTGTCGTTAAAGATAGCACTTCGTTTTAGCCGTGGACGTCGACGTAGCGGAATGGTATCGCTGATATCCATCATTTCGACCATTGGTATTGCGTTGGGTGTAGCGGTATTGATTATTGGCCTGAGCGCCATGAACGGTTTTGAGCGTGAGCTGAAAAATCGCATTCTGGCGGTTGTTCCTCATGGTGAAATTGAGGCCGTTGATCAGCCATTTAATGACTGGCCTGAAGCATTAAAAAAGGTTGAGCAAACGGACGGCGTGGCAGCGGCAGCGCCTTTCATTTCATTTACCGGCTTGGTGGAAAGCGGTACGCAACTGCGCGCTATTCAGGTTCGTGGCGTACAACCGGATCAGGAAGAAAAGCTGAGCGCTTTGCCGCAGTTCGTGCAGGATAACGCCTGGAAACAGTTTAAAGCCGGTGAGCAGCAACTGATTTTAGGCAAAGGTATTGCTGATGAGCTAAATGTAAAGCAAGGGGATTGGGTAACGGTCATGATCCCAAGTAGCGACCCAAGCGGTGAGATGAAAATCGGCCAGCCTCAACGAATTCGTTTGCATATCGCAGGAATCTTACAGCTAAGTGGGATGCTCGATCATAGCTTTGGTATGGTGCCACTGAGCGATGCACAGCAATATCTGGAGATGGGGAACAGCGTCACCGGCATTGCGTTCAAAGCGAATGATGTTTTCACTGCCAATGTGGTCTCTAAGCATGCGGTGAATGCCACGGGTAAATATGCCTATTATCGCAGTTGGATTTCTACTTATGGCTATATGTACCGCGATATTCAATTGGTACGTAGCATCATGTATTTGGCGATGATTCTGGTGATTGGCGTTGCCTGCTTCAATATTGTTTCAACGCTGGTGATGGCGGTAAAAGATAAAAGCTCAGATATTGCGGTATTGCGAACCCTGGGGGCGAAAGACCGGTTGATTCGTTCAGTGTTTATTTGGTACGGATTAATGGCAGGGTTGATTGGTAGTATCAGTGGAGTTGTCGTGGGGGTTATCGTATCCATGCAGCTCACGAATGTCATTAAGATGATAGAAAACATGATTGGACATCATTTCTTGTCGGGAGGCGTCTATTTTATTGATTTCTTACCGTCAGAATTACATTTGCTTGATGTGGTTAGCGTACTGGTTACATCCATTATTCTGAGCCTGATAGCCAGTTGGTATCCAGCCAGACGGGCAAGCCGTATCGACCCGGCACGAGTGCTGAGTGGGCAATAA
- the potD gene encoding spermidine/putrescine ABC transporter substrate-binding protein PotD: MKKWSHLLAAGAMLLSIGAAQADKDVVYFYNWSEYVPPGLMDDFTKETGIKVINSSFESIDTMYTKLKTYKDGAYDLVVPSAYFVARMRDEGMIQKIDTSKLKNFKNIDPALQSKPFDPTNEWSIPYTWGATAIAVNTDVIDPKTVTSWADLWSPRFKDRILILDDAREVFPIALQKLGYSINTTDPKQIQEAYEELRKLMPNVVVFNSDAPANPYIEGDIDIGMLWNGSSYMARQEGVHLQFIWPKEGAIFWMDSMAIPSNAKNVEGALKLIDYLLRPEVAARIANEIGYPTPNIEARKLLPKALTEDKSLYPDEETIKNGQWQGSVGESGLLYETLFQNLKAGG; the protein is encoded by the coding sequence ATGAAAAAGTGGTCTCATCTGCTGGCTGCAGGAGCCATGCTGCTCTCTATCGGTGCCGCTCAGGCCGATAAAGATGTCGTTTATTTCTATAACTGGTCTGAATATGTTCCACCGGGATTAATGGACGATTTCACCAAAGAGACCGGTATTAAAGTGATCAACTCGTCATTTGAGTCGATCGATACCATGTATACCAAGCTGAAAACATACAAAGACGGGGCTTACGATTTAGTCGTGCCGTCGGCGTATTTTGTTGCTCGTATGCGTGATGAAGGTATGATCCAAAAGATTGATACCAGTAAGCTGAAAAATTTCAAAAACATTGACCCTGCGTTACAGTCAAAACCTTTCGACCCAACCAACGAATGGTCCATCCCTTATACTTGGGGTGCTACAGCTATTGCGGTTAATACTGACGTTATCGATCCAAAAACTGTGACCAGTTGGGCTGACCTGTGGAGTCCGCGTTTTAAAGATCGTATTCTGATTCTAGACGATGCGCGTGAAGTATTTCCTATTGCGTTACAAAAACTTGGCTACTCCATTAATACCACCGATCCTAAACAAATTCAGGAAGCCTACGAAGAATTACGTAAGCTGATGCCTAACGTGGTCGTGTTTAACTCCGATGCGCCAGCTAACCCTTATATTGAAGGGGATATTGATATTGGCATGCTGTGGAACGGTTCTTCTTATATGGCCCGCCAAGAAGGGGTACACCTCCAGTTTATCTGGCCTAAAGAAGGTGCCATCTTCTGGATGGACAGTATGGCTATTCCTTCAAACGCCAAAAACGTTGAAGGTGCGCTGAAGTTAATCGATTATCTGCTGCGCCCTGAAGTTGCAGCCAGAATTGCTAACGAAATTGGTTATCCAACGCCAAACATTGAAGCGAGAAAACTGTTACCTAAAGCGCTAACTGAAGATAAATCGCTGTATCCTGACGAGGAAACCATTAAAAATGGTCAATGGCAGGGTTCTGTCGGTGAGTCTGGTTTACTGTATGAAACATTATTCCAAAACCTAAAAGCAGGCGGCTGA
- the lolC gene encoding lipoprotein-releasing ABC transporter permease subunit LolC, which yields MYQPVALFIGLRYMRGRASDRFSQFVSWLSTIGITLGVMALITVLSVMNGFEQELEKNILGLMPQALVTTKQGNVNPQEHPVTQLSSLPGVTRIVPLTTGDVVLQSAKGLSVGVMLGINKEDNDPLAGAVYGTHVSQLEPGSYRVILGEKLAEQLGIKLGDQIRIMVTGASQFTPMGRIPSQRLFTVIGTFGAGSEVDASELLVNQQDASRLMRYAVGNISGWRLYMQKPLDVVSLSQQPLPEGLVMKDWRERKGELFQAVRMEKNMMGLLIGLIIAVAAFNIVTSLSLLVMEKQGEVAILKTQGLKRRQIMSVFMVQGATAGVIGTLLGSLFGILLSSHLNALMPFIGRSLSGVALPVVIDYSQVIIIALFSIGLALLSTLYPSWRAAAVQPAEALRYE from the coding sequence ATGTATCAACCCGTTGCGTTATTTATAGGTCTGCGCTACATGCGTGGAAGAGCGTCAGACCGGTTTAGCCAGTTTGTCTCGTGGTTGTCCACCATCGGTATTACCCTCGGTGTGATGGCATTGATTACCGTATTATCGGTAATGAATGGCTTCGAGCAGGAGCTGGAAAAGAATATTCTGGGATTGATGCCACAGGCGTTAGTCACCACCAAGCAGGGGAACGTCAATCCTCAGGAACATCCCGTTACCCAGCTATCATCACTGCCGGGTGTAACACGCATTGTTCCGTTAACCACCGGTGATGTGGTTTTACAGAGCGCCAAGGGGCTCTCTGTCGGCGTCATGTTGGGTATCAATAAAGAAGATAATGATCCACTGGCAGGTGCTGTTTATGGTACCCATGTTTCCCAACTAGAGCCAGGCAGCTACCGGGTAATTCTCGGTGAGAAGCTGGCAGAACAGTTGGGAATTAAACTCGGGGATCAGATCAGAATTATGGTGACCGGAGCCAGCCAGTTTACGCCGATGGGGCGTATTCCCAGCCAACGATTGTTTACGGTAATTGGTACGTTTGGTGCTGGTAGTGAAGTGGATGCCAGCGAGCTGCTGGTGAATCAACAGGATGCTTCCCGTTTAATGCGCTATGCGGTGGGGAATATCAGCGGTTGGCGTTTGTATATGCAAAAACCGTTGGATGTGGTTTCCCTCAGTCAACAACCGCTGCCCGAAGGGCTGGTGATGAAGGACTGGCGGGAGCGTAAAGGTGAACTGTTTCAGGCTGTACGGATGGAAAAAAATATGATGGGGTTGTTGATTGGCCTGATTATCGCCGTCGCCGCCTTTAATATCGTTACCTCTCTGAGCTTGCTGGTGATGGAGAAACAAGGGGAAGTGGCTATCCTGAAAACTCAGGGGCTTAAACGTCGTCAGATTATGAGTGTCTTTATGGTTCAGGGGGCTACCGCAGGCGTCATTGGTACGCTGTTGGGTTCATTATTCGGGATTTTGCTCTCCAGTCACCTGAATGCACTGATGCCATTTATTGGGCGTTCCTTATCCGGAGTTGCTTTACCTGTGGTTATCGATTATTCCCAAGTCATTATTATTGCGCTGTTCTCTATAGGGTTGGCGCTGCTTTCTACACTTTATCCTTCCTGGCGGGCTGCCGCCGTACAACCCGCAGAGGCATTACGCTATGAATAA
- the potC gene encoding spermidine/putrescine ABC transporter permease PotC: MIGRLFRGGFMTAVYAFLYIPIGILIVNSFNSAKYGVTWKGFTTQWYEILLNNDSLLQAAGHSVVIATFSATFATLIGSLTAVALYRYQFRGKHFVSGMLFVVMMSPDIVMAISLLALYMLLGLSLGFWSLMLAHITFCLPFVVITVYSRLKGFDVRMLEAARDLGATEFTIMRKIVLPIAMPAVIGGWLLSFTLSMDDVVVSSFVTGPSYEILPLKIYSMVKVGMSPEVNALATIMLAFSLLMVLASQLVMRERNTK, encoded by the coding sequence ATGATTGGACGCCTTTTCCGTGGCGGCTTTATGACCGCTGTTTATGCCTTTTTATATATCCCGATCGGTATTCTGATCGTAAACTCCTTTAACTCAGCAAAGTATGGTGTGACTTGGAAAGGGTTTACCACCCAGTGGTATGAAATCCTGTTGAACAACGACAGCCTGTTACAGGCTGCCGGTCACTCGGTGGTAATTGCCACCTTCTCTGCCACCTTCGCGACACTGATTGGTTCACTGACGGCAGTGGCACTATATCGCTATCAGTTCCGCGGCAAGCACTTTGTTAGCGGCATGCTGTTTGTGGTGATGATGTCTCCGGATATTGTAATGGCCATATCGCTGTTAGCGTTGTATATGTTACTGGGGTTATCGCTCGGTTTCTGGTCACTAATGTTGGCGCATATCACTTTCTGTCTGCCTTTCGTTGTCATTACCGTTTACTCTCGTCTGAAAGGTTTTGACGTCAGAATGTTGGAAGCAGCTCGCGATTTGGGTGCCACTGAGTTCACTATTATGCGTAAAATCGTGCTACCTATCGCTATGCCTGCGGTTATAGGCGGTTGGTTGCTGAGCTTTACGCTATCAATGGATGACGTTGTGGTCTCCTCCTTTGTGACGGGTCCATCCTATGAAATTCTACCGTTGAAGATTTATTCAATGGTGAAAGTGGGTATGTCTCCAGAAGTGAACGCATTAGCCACCATTATGCTAGCGTTCTCACTGCTTATGGTGCTGGCCAGCCAGCTGGTTATGCGCGAGCGCAATACCAAATAA
- the potB gene encoding spermidine/putrescine ABC transporter permease PotB — protein MKAHNKPSQRKLFQQVSIAIIVSWLVLFVFLPNLMIIGTSFLTRDDANLISLVFSLDNYSRLFDPMYLQVVLHSLNMALIATFFCLIIGYPFAYCIASMPKRIQPIMLFLLIIPFWTNSLIRTYGLKIFISTKGVLNQILLGIGLIDEPLRIMYSQEAVIIGLVYILLPFMVLPLYSSIEKLDKNYIEAARDLGAKKVQTFIRVIIPLTMPGIIAGCLLVLLPAMGMFYIADLLGGAKNLLVGNVIKNQFLRLRDWPFGAATSISLTILMGLMLYFYYRVAKLLNRKDELE, from the coding sequence ATGAAGGCGCACAATAAACCGTCACAGCGTAAGCTGTTTCAACAGGTTTCCATAGCGATCATCGTATCTTGGTTGGTACTGTTTGTTTTCTTACCTAACCTGATGATTATTGGAACCAGTTTCCTTACCCGGGACGATGCGAATCTTATCTCGCTGGTATTCAGTCTGGACAACTACAGTCGGCTGTTTGACCCGATGTATCTGCAGGTGGTATTGCACTCGCTGAATATGGCGCTGATTGCAACATTCTTCTGTTTGATTATCGGCTATCCGTTTGCCTACTGTATTGCCAGTATGCCAAAACGCATCCAGCCAATTATGCTATTCCTGTTGATCATTCCATTCTGGACTAACTCACTGATTCGTACCTATGGTCTGAAAATTTTTATCAGTACCAAAGGCGTATTGAACCAGATCTTGTTAGGCATTGGTCTCATTGATGAACCACTGCGTATCATGTACTCACAGGAAGCGGTGATCATTGGTTTAGTCTATATTCTGCTACCGTTTATGGTGCTTCCGCTCTATTCCAGTATCGAAAAACTGGATAAAAACTATATTGAGGCAGCCCGGGATCTGGGGGCGAAAAAGGTTCAGACTTTTATCCGCGTCATTATTCCATTAACCATGCCGGGTATTATTGCCGGTTGTTTACTGGTTTTACTGCCGGCGATGGGCATGTTCTATATTGCAGACCTGCTGGGTGGTGCAAAGAACCTACTCGTTGGTAACGTAATAAAGAACCAGTTCCTGAGATTGCGCGACTGGCCATTCGGTGCAGCAACCAGTATTAGCTTAACCATCCTGATGGGTCTGATGCTGTATTTCTATTACCGTGTAGCTAAGTTACTTAACCGGAAGGATGAACTGGAATGA